A section of the Scleropages formosus chromosome 16, fSclFor1.1, whole genome shotgun sequence genome encodes:
- the LOC114912422 gene encoding small integral membrane protein 31-like → MFHHLWGRLPQRQSPRLMEVPFTNLELAFILIAFMVFSMFSLASVLSNRNDRAQDESSSEEYAKLRSTSKQKQSTKPKVANVKGVV, encoded by the exons GGCGTCTTCCCCAGCGACAGAGTCCGAGGCTCATGGAGGTACCCTTCACGAACCTGGAGCTGGCATTCATTCTGATCGCCTTCATGGTTTTCTCCATGTTCAGCCTGGCGTCTGTCCTCAGCAATCGAAACGACAGAGCACAAG ACGAAAGCTCAAGTGAAGAATATGCAAAACTCAGGAGCACCTCCAAGCAAAAACAATCCACAAAGCCAAAAGTTGCAAATGTGAAAGGAGTGGTATAA